A part of Citrifermentans bremense genomic DNA contains:
- a CDS encoding GPMC system family 4 glycosyltransferase, with the protein MRVGIISPNYYAEETGNAVTVRRVERHLKELGCEVKVFATDRMAGEKLQGAVAEFAPDILHAFHAYHGGRMACVLSKVLGIPYLVTFTGTDIYNALCDQRNLELHGALRGASRLVAFHGCVRHRLAKHMPSLEERTAIIPQGVDLPVDCTTLPPAEEGSFTFLLPAGLRPVKNVLFPLEPLAALYAAHPQVRLLLAGPVLDKDYAAQVMEALERYPFARYLGVVGHDLMGDLYRRIDVVLNSSLSEGGMANTVLEAMAYAKPLLVADIEGNRSVVKEHVTGLLYRDSGEFVAKAGELLADARLREKLGKNGKAQVREHYSPDKEAVSYLNLYREILQAK; encoded by the coding sequence ATGCGCGTCGGCATCATCTCCCCAAACTACTACGCCGAGGAAACCGGTAACGCCGTGACGGTGAGGCGCGTCGAGCGGCACCTGAAAGAGCTTGGCTGCGAGGTGAAGGTTTTCGCGACGGATCGCATGGCCGGGGAGAAGCTGCAGGGGGCGGTGGCTGAATTCGCGCCGGATATCCTGCACGCCTTCCACGCTTACCACGGCGGCAGGATGGCCTGCGTGCTGTCCAAGGTGCTGGGGATTCCCTACCTGGTGACCTTCACCGGTACCGACATCTACAACGCGCTCTGCGACCAGCGCAACCTGGAGCTCCACGGAGCCCTCAGGGGGGCAAGCCGGCTGGTGGCGTTCCATGGCTGCGTCCGTCACCGGCTGGCTAAGCACATGCCGAGCCTGGAGGAGCGGACCGCCATAATACCCCAGGGGGTCGATCTCCCCGTCGACTGCACCACGCTTCCCCCGGCCGAGGAAGGAAGCTTCACCTTTTTGCTGCCGGCAGGCCTGCGCCCGGTGAAGAACGTACTGTTCCCGCTGGAGCCTTTGGCTGCGCTTTACGCCGCCCATCCCCAGGTGCGCCTGCTTCTAGCGGGCCCGGTGCTCGACAAGGACTACGCAGCACAGGTGATGGAGGCACTGGAACGCTACCCCTTCGCGAGGTACCTTGGAGTGGTGGGGCACGACCTCATGGGGGATCTGTACCGCCGAATCGACGTGGTGCTGAACAGTTCCCTCAGCGAGGGGGGTATGGCCAACACGGTCCTAGAGGCGATGGCCTATGCCAAACCGCTTCTGGTCGCGGACATCGAGGGAAACCGCTCTGTGGTCAAGGAACACGTCACCGGCCTCTTGTATCGCGATTCTGGAGAGTTCGTGGCCAAGGCCGGCGAGCTTTTGGCAGATGCCAGGTTGCGGGAAAAGCTGGGCAAAAATGGCAAAGCCCAGGTCCGCGAACACTACTCCCCCGACAAGGAAGCCGTCTCCTACCTCAACCTCTACCGCGAGATACTGCAAGCGAAGTAA
- a CDS encoding CHRD domain-containing protein, whose translation MKRVRLLLLVVLAAFFAVSTGYAAEHSFKAKLTPKEEVAKPDAKSSGKAEFKLSKDGKELTYKLHVKNVVDASAAHIHVGKKGENGPPIVGLFSGGKKGKFSGVLSEGKVSGNDLMGDYKGKFDELVKLLRSGDTYVNVHTDKYPDGEIRGQIK comes from the coding sequence ATGAAAAGGGTAAGGCTGTTACTGTTGGTAGTGCTGGCCGCATTCTTTGCCGTATCTACCGGCTATGCCGCTGAGCACAGCTTCAAAGCAAAATTGACCCCGAAAGAGGAAGTCGCCAAGCCTGACGCAAAATCCTCAGGCAAGGCCGAGTTCAAACTCAGCAAAGACGGCAAGGAACTGACATATAAACTACACGTTAAGAACGTCGTAGACGCAAGCGCCGCGCATATCCACGTAGGCAAAAAGGGTGAGAATGGTCCCCCGATCGTGGGACTTTTCAGCGGCGGCAAAAAAGGGAAATTTAGTGGCGTTCTTTCCGAGGGTAAGGTTAGCGGCAACGACCTTATGGGCGACTACAAAGGGAAATTCGACGAACTGGTCAAGCTCTTAAGGTCCGGCGATACCTACGTTAACGTCCACACCGACAAGTATCCGGACGGCGAGATCCGCGGACAGATCAAATAA
- the rmuC gene encoding DNA recombination protein RmuC, with amino-acid sequence MTPDLFQLIILLLCAATFVIAFLCYLHLKRLHVAETRFDQLEKGLERLERTLQAELGRNREELGGNLRQFGEAVQKRMVDIASLQKGQLEGFTQQLGSLTASNEQRLDKLRETVELRLKWLQDDNSKKLEQMRATVDEKLHETLEKRLGESFKQVSGQLEQVHKGLGEMQSLASGVGDLKKVLSNIKTRGTLGEVQLHNLLEQILTPDQYGANVATKPGSDARVEFAIRLPGKGDKPLWLPVDAKFPQEDYLRLVEAQEQGNQAAVQEATRQFDKTVAAMAKLICEKYLSPPDTTDFAVMFLANEASYAQVLSRPGLFDAILREHKVIVAGPTTIAALLSSLSLGFKTLTIEKRSSDVWRLLGAIKTEFMTFGTLLEKTRKKLDEASSSIDTAATRTRRIQRKMQGIEQLPEHEAKGLLGGELGVATDPESEVILIDEA; translated from the coding sequence CACGTTGCGGAAACGCGCTTCGACCAACTGGAGAAGGGGCTGGAGCGGCTGGAGCGCACCCTGCAGGCGGAGCTTGGGCGAAACCGCGAGGAGCTCGGCGGTAACCTCAGGCAGTTCGGGGAGGCGGTGCAAAAACGGATGGTGGATATCGCCTCGCTGCAAAAGGGGCAGCTGGAAGGGTTCACCCAGCAGCTCGGAAGCCTCACCGCGAGCAACGAGCAGCGCCTGGACAAGCTGCGCGAAACGGTGGAACTGCGCCTCAAATGGCTGCAGGACGACAACTCGAAGAAGCTGGAGCAGATGCGCGCCACGGTTGACGAAAAGCTGCACGAGACCCTGGAGAAGCGGCTGGGCGAATCATTCAAGCAGGTTAGCGGGCAACTGGAGCAGGTCCACAAGGGGCTGGGAGAGATGCAGTCCCTTGCCTCCGGGGTCGGCGACCTGAAGAAGGTCCTCTCCAACATCAAGACACGCGGAACCTTGGGCGAAGTGCAACTGCACAACCTTTTGGAGCAGATACTCACCCCGGACCAGTACGGCGCCAACGTCGCCACCAAGCCGGGGAGCGACGCGCGGGTCGAGTTCGCCATCCGCCTCCCCGGCAAGGGCGACAAGCCGCTCTGGCTCCCGGTCGACGCCAAGTTCCCCCAGGAGGATTACCTGCGGCTGGTCGAGGCCCAGGAGCAGGGGAACCAGGCGGCGGTACAGGAGGCGACCAGGCAGTTCGACAAGACCGTCGCAGCCATGGCAAAGCTCATCTGCGAGAAGTACCTCTCCCCTCCCGACACCACCGACTTCGCCGTCATGTTCCTGGCCAACGAGGCGAGCTACGCCCAGGTGCTCAGCCGTCCCGGTCTTTTCGACGCCATCCTGCGCGAGCACAAGGTCATCGTCGCAGGCCCCACAACCATCGCCGCCCTCCTCTCCTCGCTCAGCTTGGGCTTCAAGACCCTCACCATCGAGAAGCGCAGCAGCGACGTCTGGCGGCTCTTGGGCGCCATCAAGACCGAGTTCATGACCTTCGGGACCCTGCTGGAAAAAACCAGGAAGAAGCTCGACGAGGCATCCTCCAGCATCGACACTGCTGCTACCCGCACCCGCCGGATACAGCGAAAGATGCAGGGGATCGAGCAGTTGCCGGAGCATGAGGCGAAGGGATTGCTGGGAGGGGAACTGGGCGTTGCCACCGATCCGGAGAGCGAAGTGATCTTGATTGACGAGGCTTGA